The Thermococcus sp. MV5 DNA window CTGCAGTTTCTTGATCCTGAAGTGTATCGTTGATTCCGGCCTGTTGAGCCGTTCTGCTATCTCCGAGATAGTCAGCCTCGCGTCTTCCTTCAGAATCCGGAGAATTGCCCTGTCGAGGTCGTCAAGCTGGATCATTTTAACGCCTCCATCTGGGATACATCTCGTTCTCTATCCCGAGGAGATC harbors:
- a CDS encoding Lrp/AsnC family transcriptional regulator, with the protein product MIQLDDLDRAILRILKEDARLTISEIAERLNRPESTIHFRIKKLQ